Proteins from a genomic interval of Benincasa hispida cultivar B227 chromosome 7, ASM972705v1, whole genome shotgun sequence:
- the LOC120080865 gene encoding GABA transporter 1-like isoform X2, producing the protein MGTLASLSGDEAAADKESGRAPVQSTVELDAGALFVLKSRGSWWHCGYHLTTSIVAPSLLSLPFAFRLLEHHAIRGSRLLRFRDMATYILGPKWAIFYVGPIQFGVCYGSVVAGILIGGQNLKYIYVLCNPEGRMQLYEFIIIFGALMLILAQIPSFHSMRHINLISLTLSLAYSACVTAASLKLGYSKNAPPRDYSVEGSPVSQLFNAFNGISVIATTYACGMLPEIQATLVAPVKGKMFKGLCLCYAVIAATFLSVGISGYWTFGKEAMGTVLSNFMSNNLLPSWLLIITNAFCLLQVSAVAGTYLQPTNEVLEKIFADPNKNQFSIRNIVPRLISRSLSVVIATIIGAMLPFFGDLMALIGALGFIPLDFIMPMVFYNATFKPSKRGYLYWLNTLIVVVSSVLAFIGGVASIRQIVLDAKEYRLFANV; encoded by the exons atgggaaCTTTGGCTTCTCTCTCCGGCGATGAAGCGGCGGCAGACAAAGAGAGCGGCCGCGCTCCCGTCCAGTCCACGGTGGAACTCGATGCCGGAGCTCTCTTTGTGCTTAAATCCCGTG GATCATGGTGGCATTGTGGGTATCACTTGACAACATCTATAGTGGCTCCATCACTGCTAAGCCTTCCTTTTGCGTTTAGACTACTTG AACATCATGCTATCCGTGGTTCTCGTCTACTTAGGTTTCGAGATATGGCTACGTATATTCTCG GACCGAAATGGGCCATCTTCTATGTGGGCCCAATTCAATTTGGAGTGTGCTATGGTTCTGTTGTTGCTGGAATTCTTATTGGTGGTCAAAATCTCAAG tATATATATGTGTTGTGTAATCCAGAAGGGAGGATGCAACTATatgaatttataataatatttggaGCATTAATGCTAATTTTAGCACAAATTCCATCTTTCCATTCTATGAGACATATCAACCTtatctctctcactctctccctgGCTTATAGTGCTTGTGTAACGGCGGCTTCTTTGAAATTAG GTTATTCCAAAAATGCACCTCCAAGAGACTACTCTGTTGAAGGGTCACCCGTTAGCCAGTTATTTAATGCCTTCAATGGCATTTCAGTCATTGCAACTACCTACGCTTGTGGAATGCTTCCTGAAATACAG GCAACATTAGTAGCTCCAGTGAAGGGGAAGATGTTCAAAGGGCTATGCCTTTGTTATGCAGTAATAGCAGCCACCTTTTTGAGCGTTGGAATTTCAGGGTATTGGACTTTTGGAAAGGAGGCCATGGGAACCGTTCTTTCTAATTTCATGTCTAACAATCTTCTCCCCTCTTGGCTTCTCATCATCACCAATGCCTTTTGCCTCTTGCAAGTCTCTGCTGTTGCCGGC ACTTACTTACAACCCACAAATGAAGTACTTGAGAAGATATTTGCAGAcccaaataaaaatcaattttcaatacGCAACATAGTGCCAAGGTTGATATCAAGGTCGTTATCAGTGGTGATAGCCACTATAATTGGAGCCATGTTGCCATTCTTTGGGGATCTAATGGCACTAATTGGAGCATTAGGATTCATTCCTCTTGATTTCATTATGCCAATGGTTTTCTACAATGCCACTTTCAAGCCTTCAAAGCGTGGCTATCTTTATTGGCTTAACACTTTGATTGTGGTAGTTTCATCAGTCTTGGCATTTATTGGGGGTGTTGCTTCCATTCGACAAATCGTTTTAGATGCCAAGGAGTATCGTTTGTTTGCAAATGTGTAA
- the LOC120080865 gene encoding GABA transporter 1-like isoform X1, with protein sequence MGTLASLSGDEAAADKESGRAPVQSTVELDAGALFVLKSRGSWWHCGYHLTTSIVAPSLLSLPFAFRLLGWVGGSICLLFGGFVTFYAYNLLSLVLEHHAIRGSRLLRFRDMATYILGPKWAIFYVGPIQFGVCYGSVVAGILIGGQNLKYIYVLCNPEGRMQLYEFIIIFGALMLILAQIPSFHSMRHINLISLTLSLAYSACVTAASLKLGYSKNAPPRDYSVEGSPVSQLFNAFNGISVIATTYACGMLPEIQATLVAPVKGKMFKGLCLCYAVIAATFLSVGISGYWTFGKEAMGTVLSNFMSNNLLPSWLLIITNAFCLLQVSAVAGTYLQPTNEVLEKIFADPNKNQFSIRNIVPRLISRSLSVVIATIIGAMLPFFGDLMALIGALGFIPLDFIMPMVFYNATFKPSKRGYLYWLNTLIVVVSSVLAFIGGVASIRQIVLDAKEYRLFANV encoded by the exons atgggaaCTTTGGCTTCTCTCTCCGGCGATGAAGCGGCGGCAGACAAAGAGAGCGGCCGCGCTCCCGTCCAGTCCACGGTGGAACTCGATGCCGGAGCTCTCTTTGTGCTTAAATCCCGTG GATCATGGTGGCATTGTGGGTATCACTTGACAACATCTATAGTGGCTCCATCACTGCTAAGCCTTCCTTTTGCGTTTAGACTACTTGGTTGGGTTGGTGGATCTATATGCCTTCTTTTTGGTGGTTTCGTCACTTTCTATGCCTATAATCTCTTATCTCTCGTTTTAGAACATCATGCTATCCGTGGTTCTCGTCTACTTAGGTTTCGAGATATGGCTACGTATATTCTCG GACCGAAATGGGCCATCTTCTATGTGGGCCCAATTCAATTTGGAGTGTGCTATGGTTCTGTTGTTGCTGGAATTCTTATTGGTGGTCAAAATCTCAAG tATATATATGTGTTGTGTAATCCAGAAGGGAGGATGCAACTATatgaatttataataatatttggaGCATTAATGCTAATTTTAGCACAAATTCCATCTTTCCATTCTATGAGACATATCAACCTtatctctctcactctctccctgGCTTATAGTGCTTGTGTAACGGCGGCTTCTTTGAAATTAG GTTATTCCAAAAATGCACCTCCAAGAGACTACTCTGTTGAAGGGTCACCCGTTAGCCAGTTATTTAATGCCTTCAATGGCATTTCAGTCATTGCAACTACCTACGCTTGTGGAATGCTTCCTGAAATACAG GCAACATTAGTAGCTCCAGTGAAGGGGAAGATGTTCAAAGGGCTATGCCTTTGTTATGCAGTAATAGCAGCCACCTTTTTGAGCGTTGGAATTTCAGGGTATTGGACTTTTGGAAAGGAGGCCATGGGAACCGTTCTTTCTAATTTCATGTCTAACAATCTTCTCCCCTCTTGGCTTCTCATCATCACCAATGCCTTTTGCCTCTTGCAAGTCTCTGCTGTTGCCGGC ACTTACTTACAACCCACAAATGAAGTACTTGAGAAGATATTTGCAGAcccaaataaaaatcaattttcaatacGCAACATAGTGCCAAGGTTGATATCAAGGTCGTTATCAGTGGTGATAGCCACTATAATTGGAGCCATGTTGCCATTCTTTGGGGATCTAATGGCACTAATTGGAGCATTAGGATTCATTCCTCTTGATTTCATTATGCCAATGGTTTTCTACAATGCCACTTTCAAGCCTTCAAAGCGTGGCTATCTTTATTGGCTTAACACTTTGATTGTGGTAGTTTCATCAGTCTTGGCATTTATTGGGGGTGTTGCTTCCATTCGACAAATCGTTTTAGATGCCAAGGAGTATCGTTTGTTTGCAAATGTGTAA
- the LOC120080865 gene encoding GABA transporter 1-like isoform X3, producing the protein MATYILGPKWAIFYVGPIQFGVCYGSVVAGILIGGQNLKYIYVLCNPEGRMQLYEFIIIFGALMLILAQIPSFHSMRHINLISLTLSLAYSACVTAASLKLGYSKNAPPRDYSVEGSPVSQLFNAFNGISVIATTYACGMLPEIQATLVAPVKGKMFKGLCLCYAVIAATFLSVGISGYWTFGKEAMGTVLSNFMSNNLLPSWLLIITNAFCLLQVSAVAGTYLQPTNEVLEKIFADPNKNQFSIRNIVPRLISRSLSVVIATIIGAMLPFFGDLMALIGALGFIPLDFIMPMVFYNATFKPSKRGYLYWLNTLIVVVSSVLAFIGGVASIRQIVLDAKEYRLFANV; encoded by the exons ATGGCTACGTATATTCTCG GACCGAAATGGGCCATCTTCTATGTGGGCCCAATTCAATTTGGAGTGTGCTATGGTTCTGTTGTTGCTGGAATTCTTATTGGTGGTCAAAATCTCAAG tATATATATGTGTTGTGTAATCCAGAAGGGAGGATGCAACTATatgaatttataataatatttggaGCATTAATGCTAATTTTAGCACAAATTCCATCTTTCCATTCTATGAGACATATCAACCTtatctctctcactctctccctgGCTTATAGTGCTTGTGTAACGGCGGCTTCTTTGAAATTAG GTTATTCCAAAAATGCACCTCCAAGAGACTACTCTGTTGAAGGGTCACCCGTTAGCCAGTTATTTAATGCCTTCAATGGCATTTCAGTCATTGCAACTACCTACGCTTGTGGAATGCTTCCTGAAATACAG GCAACATTAGTAGCTCCAGTGAAGGGGAAGATGTTCAAAGGGCTATGCCTTTGTTATGCAGTAATAGCAGCCACCTTTTTGAGCGTTGGAATTTCAGGGTATTGGACTTTTGGAAAGGAGGCCATGGGAACCGTTCTTTCTAATTTCATGTCTAACAATCTTCTCCCCTCTTGGCTTCTCATCATCACCAATGCCTTTTGCCTCTTGCAAGTCTCTGCTGTTGCCGGC ACTTACTTACAACCCACAAATGAAGTACTTGAGAAGATATTTGCAGAcccaaataaaaatcaattttcaatacGCAACATAGTGCCAAGGTTGATATCAAGGTCGTTATCAGTGGTGATAGCCACTATAATTGGAGCCATGTTGCCATTCTTTGGGGATCTAATGGCACTAATTGGAGCATTAGGATTCATTCCTCTTGATTTCATTATGCCAATGGTTTTCTACAATGCCACTTTCAAGCCTTCAAAGCGTGGCTATCTTTATTGGCTTAACACTTTGATTGTGGTAGTTTCATCAGTCTTGGCATTTATTGGGGGTGTTGCTTCCATTCGACAAATCGTTTTAGATGCCAAGGAGTATCGTTTGTTTGCAAATGTGTAA